A genomic region of Miscanthus floridulus cultivar M001 chromosome 3, ASM1932011v1, whole genome shotgun sequence contains the following coding sequences:
- the LOC136546229 gene encoding U-box domain-containing protein 12-like, with protein sequence MVARCAHADAGGLFRIWPIFSAAALRRKVLEVLTCGGGTGGDGGGGSSCRGRTAYRSPQRMPRPRPRPRSDRLAELLRAEEPSECSEEAEAEAADVAAARKVEAFEELKGVVGALQDGGGGGEGCMSRVEAAKAVRRKAKDDAGAREMLAMAGAIPPLVAMLDEGGDGGEDITTAALYALLNLGIGNDTNKAAIVQAGAVHKMLRIADGGGASDALTEAVVANFLCLSALDANKPVIGASGAAPFLVRAFQSAACSSTEQARHDALRALLNLSIAPANAPHLLAAGLAPALVAAVGDAAPVTDRALAVLCNLVAACPEGRRAVSRAPDAVTSLVDVLNWADEPGCQEKVAYVLMVLAHRSYGDRAAMAEAAASSALLELMLVGTALAQKRASRILEILRADKGKQVADDASGVVATVSAPQERRCRGEESVDGEFDDAGMSAEKRAVRQLVQQSLQSNMRRIVRRARLPQDFAPASTENLKALTASSTSKSLPF encoded by the exons ATGGTGGCAAGGTGCGCGCACGCCGACGCCGGCGGGTTGTTCCGCATCTGGCCGATCTTCTCCGCCGCCGCGCtgcggaggaaggtgctcgaggtTCTCACGTGCGGCGGCGGTACCGGCGGCGATGGAGGAGGCGGTTCCTCCTGCCGTGGACGGACGGCGTACCGGTCGCCTCAGCggatgccgaggccgaggccgaggccgcggTCGGACAGgctcgcggagctgctcaggGCCGAGGAGCCGTCCGAGTGCAGCGAAGAGGCTGAGgccgaggcggcggacgtcgcGGCTGCCAGGAAGGTGGAGGCGTTCGAGGAGCTGAAGGGCGTGGTCGGGGCGCTCCAggacggcggcggaggcggcgaagGTTGCATGTCCCGCGTCGAGGCGGCCAAGGCCGTGCGGAGGAAGGCCAAGGACGACGCCGGCGCCAGGGAGATGCTCGCGATGGCCGGCGCCATCCCGCCGCTCGTCGCGATGCTCGACGAGGGAGGCGACGGCGGGGAGGATATCACGACCGCTGCGCTGTACGCGCTGCTCAACTTGGGCATCGGCAATGACAC GAACAAGGCGGCGATCGTGCAAGCCGGCGCAGTCCACAAGATGCTCCGCAttgcggacggcggcggcgcgtccGACGCGCTAACGGAGGCCGTGGTCGCCAACTTCCTCTGCCTCAGCGCACTCGACGCTAACAAGCCCGTCATCGGCGCGTCCGGCGCCGCGCCATTCCTCGTGCGCGCGTTCCAGTCCGCCGcgtgctcctccaccgagcaggCGCGCCATGACGCGCTGCGCGCGCTCCTGAACCTCTCCATCGCGCCCGCCAACGCGCCGCACCTCCTGGCAGCCGGGCTCGCGCCGGCGCTGGTGGCTGCCGTGGGAGACGCCGCCCCCGTGACGGACCGCGCGCTCGCCGTGCTCTGCAACCTCGTGGCGGCCTGCCCCGAGGGCCGCCGCGCGGTGAGCCGCGCCCCCGACGCGGTGACGTCCCTCGTCGACGTGCTCAACTGGGCCGACGAGCCCGGGTGCCAGGAGAAGGTGGCCTACGTGCTCATGGTCCTGGCGCACCGGAGCTACGGGGACcgcgcggccatggccgaggccgcCGCCTCGTCCGCCCTCCTGGAGCTCATGCTCGTGGGCACGGCACTCGCGCAGAAGCGCGCGTCCAGGATCCTGGAGATCCTCCGCGCCGACAAGGGCAAGCAGGTCGCGGACGACGCCTCAGGCGTCGTGGCGACGGTGTCGGCGCCACAGGAGCGCAGGTGCCGCGGGGAGGAGTCGGTGGACGGGGAGTTCGACGACGCCGGCATGAGCGCCGAGAAGCGCGCCGTGCGGCAGCTGGTTCAGCAGAGCCTGCAGAGCAACATGCGGCGCATCGTCCGGCGCGCGCGGCTGCCGCAGGACTTCGCTCCGGCATCGACCGAGAACCTCAAGGCGCTCActgcctcctccacctccaagaGCCTGCCGTTCTAG